In the Glycine max cultivar Williams 82 chromosome 19, Glycine_max_v4.0, whole genome shotgun sequence genome, AGCCCTTGGTGCAGTCCTGGCAAAGCACTTTTCCTCCCACGTAAATGACTCCCGATTCATCCAAAGCAGAGGAACAACCCACTAGCATTGAGGCAATAATGATCATCAAAGCTCCTGTAAAttccatctctctctctctctcgattCACAAGGATATATGGCTGaatgaagtatatatatatataacaagcaATGTGCTTGAATTGTTGACAAACGTGCAAGAGCACTAGTATCGGCTCAGGACGTGCAACccattattcaatttttatgatataattaatCGGTCGTATGAATCAATTATCATACTAAATTGGGAGTTTTCAACTCGCCGAACATCACATCAAACCGTTAACTAAGgcaatttaaggaaaaaaatattattggcaACCATTTTTACTCTTCacaccattttttaaaatttcaaatacccAAACTATTCTCCAAACTTACACACTCCTTTTTAAAAAACCTTTTCCCCCCATACCAGTCTCATCTCAGTTTCTCTCCTTCATTGCTCCTCCTTGTCTTCCATTGTTTTTTCCATGTAAGTTCCCGAACTTCATTTCTtcttcaatgattttttttttttgtgtgtttcacCAATTTTACGAAAATTAGTTTTGTAAAGTATGACCACATTACAGAAATTGCCAAGACTCACTATAGAAAAGAAATAGCATATAGTTTCTGTCAAATCAATGACACACCAAAAAAGGCATGGAAATGCTGCCAAAAAGGATAATGAGAACTCACATGAAGGTGTatgaagtaataaaaaaaataaaaaatattgatagagttatatatatattatcattgtaTTGTACTCACATGTTGCCTCTTCGTTGCAAGAGTCTAAAGCATGTTTATGGTCTTGACTAAGATCtctattcaataaatatttatgtttttcaattaagaaaaatgaattaataatacttaattatatattatgtcaAAATTACTTTTGAATGATGATAATTTTGGATTACCTAATGTCTTCTTCATTCATCATTCACAGAGACAGAGACATAGgtaaatcaattattatttaaaatgataatctatcatttatttaataagtttatttatACAATTTAATGCACATTTGTggctataaaaaatattaaataaataatatctgCATTTACAATCTTCAGATTTTTTATACCGTtcttatatacttatatatataataagttcattaatttttataatatatttttaaacaaataccaaaaataatttttaattagatgatattataaaaaaaattaacactaaCTACCTCAcgagtgttatatatatatatatatatatatatatatatatatatatatatatatatatatatatatatagtttgttacaattatataaatttaatttaaataaaaggtaAACTTTTACATTATTATAGCCACAACATGAAAATTACATCCCATACTAAAACACAGTGATAAAATAAGTGGAGCAGGTCGCATGGAGGAATATGCGaatgcaatgcaatgcaatATGTAGCTTGCACCCAAAATAAGGAATGAATTGTTTGCATGTAAAACACAAGTTGATGCCAATATCTATAATACCATGTTAAAACACATTGATTCCAATCCAAGTTAAACAAACAATTAGGAGAACCTATACTCGATCGGAAGAAGAGAGGAGATCGAGGAAAACAACACCACCAGGtcacctctctctcttcctataTACGTTAATTGTTTTCTTCCTCCACGTAAACTTGCCCTAATAATATCACCAAAATTTAACCTAATTTCTGAATCCTACAACAAATGAAACTCTTGGAAAAGGATTTCGCGGTGAACCAAACCGGAACTGCGAAGCTCGTGGCCGAAGAACCCGACGACGTGTGGCTCCTCTACAACCTCATCCTCCCCGGCGACAtcgtttcgaccgacaccaccCGCAAGGTCCACCTCGATTCCTCCGCCAAGAAGAACACCGCCTCACGTGTGAAACTCACCCTCGACATCAAAGTCACGTGCCGTGACTTCCACAAAGACTCCTCCACTCTCCGACTCCACGGCCGCAACCTCCAACCCAACCAGCACGTCGCCGCCGGCTCCTTCCACACCCTCACCCTCGAACCCCACAAACCCTTCCACCTCCGCAAGAAGCTTTGGCAAAACGACGCCGTCGAAACCCTAAACGAATCCACCGAGAATTCCAATCCCAATACCAATTCCCCCGACCTCGCCGTCGTTCTCTTCCACCCGCACCATGCGGAGATTCACCTTATCGCACAGGGAGTCGCCACGCGCTGCACCAAGATCGAACCCTCTTCAAACTCCAGAAACTCCGTGTATTTCCGACAGGTGTTCGCGGCGTTCGTGAAGCGCGTGGATTTTAAGGTTGTGAAGCGCGTGGTGATAACGAGCGAGGAGTTTCGTAGGTTTgtgatgtctttttttttttaatccataaaatattaatttgttagaatcataattttttttaacagataTAAAGAGGATCGAGtcccacaactttttttttttttctttcatcttaaTTATTCAACTCATACTATATCTCCTCCACACAGGTTTGTGATGTCGGAAGCGAGGAAGTCGAGGATGCGGTCGATCGAGGAGAACCAGTCGCGAATAATGGTCGTTGCGGGCGGTGATAGTTTGGAGAAAGTGATGGGTGACCGGGCGGTGATGGAGTTGGTGAAGGACAAGAAGGTGGCGGCGTTTAGAGAGTTGTGGGAGATGGTGTGCGACGATTCGGACCGCGCGTGTTATGGACCTGCGGAGGTGGAGCGTGCGCGTGAGATGAGGGCCATTGAGACACTTCTGATAACCGATGATCTTTATAGGAACGAAGATGTTGAGACGAGAAAAAAGTACGCGAGTTTGGTGAAGTCGGTGAAAGAGGGTGGAGGAAAGGCTTTGGTGTATTCGTCGATGCATGTTTCTGCACCGCAACTCGCTCAACTCACGGGTGTTGCGGCAATTCTCAGGTTTCCCTTGCCTGAACTCGAAGATGTAAATGGGTGCTGATTTATTGTACATATTGGTTTTAGTTATTTGTTTGTCATGTTTAATTAATGTCTTTTTAATTTCGCCAATTGTTGATTATATAATCTCCGGATGAAGCCAGGGAGAATGTGAATTGTCGTTGCTACAGCATGTAATTATCTGGGTTTGTGTATATATGTGTTctaaatattattgtttgcaTTGTGTGAGAAATTGAGAATGCGAGTTGGAGAaaactcaaaaaataaataaaaccattgTCCTTCTCAATCTCACGAGTCGCCATTGTTCTCAtgcataatcattttaatttgaatatgatCAATAACCAAGTCTCCATCAACGGGTTTAGagttatatatgatatatccaTTATGTTGGAACCAAAGCATGAAATGGAAATACACAAAGAAACAGTCTTAATCTTAATGGGGTTATGCACTTATGCTTGGTCTcccttttaatattatttcccATGTTTAGAGTTTTATTTCTATGGTACAGTATCTTATGTGTACGCTTAGTAGTGGAGGTTGAGGTAGAAATTTTAGGTTGGACTTTTATTGCCgctgctgtaaaaaaaaaatactagctaTTTTGTGTATATATAGCAATCAAGGTTTAAATATCGGTCATGATTGGATGATGATTTCGTTGTGTTTGTTGATACTGAGATAAATTAGACAAATGCGACCGataaattctaattttgatCGCGTTACAGTTACGTATAACTAAAAATTCTTGATATTGCCATCCAAATCACAGTCACgaaccattttttaaaattaaaccttGAGATAGCGcaataaaatttgaaactttTTGTTTGGTAAAAAAAGCAGAGATGGGACGCCAATTTCCTATTAATTAAACCTAGTTTTGAGGCTTGCTTAATTATCCTAAATCCCGAATTGTTACAAAATAAAGAAGGGTGGGATATGGAAATTGGATTGCCGTGATTACTAATTAGCATTCCATAATTTTGTGCAGAACTAGAACTAGACTTTTGAAATCTTCTGAAGTTTACACGTACAAAACTTGTGGCAGTGTCTTGTTCCTGAAATAACATATCGAGAAATGACGATGGCTaaatatcaagaaaaaataGGCGTCCTTTAACTTGTGCTTTATATTGAAGTATTGAATATGTCTATCTCTCCTTTTGTCTGAgtgtttgattttgttgttttttatttttatttttatttaggtgaaaatattttttcaaatggatcaaaaattaaaaataattagtgtttttaattgaaatcatgaatttcatttttaataaaatgaaaataaagtgatatgaaatataattttaagtaaatctaaaaatatattttctttcaaaaacgtttttaagtgtttttattttctgaaagcAAGAATTCaaaccaaatatatttttaaaattttaatcttttgaaaatgaaaaatgattttgagaaaataaaaatagaaaatgaaattagttGCATTGTATTATCATTTTGAAAAAGtattatgaatttaaataaattaaaaactgcTGTGTAGGAATTTAAAACAAGTGTCTAAATATAGATATCTGAGAGTTAAATTAAAGAATTAGAGAAGTGTTAAATTAAACCAATTAAATGAGTGAGTTGTTGTTAAATTAGATTTGACTTAGTAAGGAATTAATTAATTGGGTgagatgtttttatttcttttaaagccCAAAATAAAGCAGCCATGGTTGTGAGAAGTGTAGATTAgattttggtgttttttttttctctctcttccatgCTTCATGGGTCGCGAGTGCAGTTGGCACAAAGTTATATTTTGAATCTTTTATTATAGAAGGAAAATGATATATAGTACagtaatatattttagattaattatttttattcaacacaaaaattatctaaattacTCCAAGTCAAAATTAATATCTCAacataaaactaaatatataaacaCTTATTTAAGATTAGACTAACTAACGTTATTTTAAACAGTCTAACGTAAATCtaagcaaaaagaaaacaataactgcagttattttctaatttttgtggTCCAATCTTGCCCGATTCTGTGTCATTGGTCAGCAGGAGCTCATCATTCTCATAGTAGGTTTATGACATTGGTCCATTTGCGAGTCAACTAAGGCGCATTCTTTCATTCGATCaggtttaaattaattcaaacaaatcAATTGAATTAGATTCTTTCATATAAAtggtataattaattaatcgcgtgtttgttttaaatagaCTATGGTTAAAACAGAAAAATGCATTCCTCAATTGACGTTTTATGGGTCAAAAGAATTgttcttttgataaataaaaaaacgaaAGGCACGAGTTTTTGTGAGAAAATGGTATTAGCTAGATGTATCAACGTGTTTGGATGGATATGCATCCTCATAGATATAATGTGTAACTTATAAACAACTATTCAATTAACATGTTTGAAAACTTGCCTAAAAAGCATGTTTGAAAACTTATtaagaatagaaaaattatatttgagatgtaaaaattacatttattattttctaaagtGTAATTTAGAAACAATTAACAACtaatgtatttaaaattttgttaacaaTGCAACATTTACGTCTTATATatgacaattataattattaatttttgaaaatcacatttaaaacataaaatcaaacacACTAAATatttcccctcaaaaaaaaaatctacattcTTTCTCAATGTTGACACAGAAACAGAGAGTAAACGTGCGTGGTAGACGCACTACCAAACACGCGCTTTAGAGAAaagatatgaaaaaaatggtgaaaaagaaaaataacagacgtaaaaagcaaaagaataagagaaaaaatgaaaagtaatgaaataaaaagaaaagaaaaataaaataaatgtttatagtTATCGGAAAAATAACACGAGACAGTCCAATCCAACACATTCAGCAACTGCAATGCAACAAGAGGCAGTGGCATTGGCAATTTGGGACATCCTTTCTTGGGTACTGTTCCCGTTGAAAtttcatgaaagagaaaatgtaaaACTCAAAGAACCCTTAATCTGCTGTAATTTGTTtattgttagaaaaaaaatcaaagtttcctcaaaatattaaatttgtgtttCCTCACGTCTCTTTCTatctttttgcttcttttttttttcaatcttggTAATTGGTATGCTCCACAGAcaaattgaaaatttcaatCAAAGTTTGCGCAAGGCATGCATTAATGCATAGTATTCCATAATCAACTTTGCTAATTGCTACATTGTGCCTGTGATTCACTGATCAATCACATTAAGATTGGTAAGTGAGCTGTGAAACAATGATTTGGTTAACGATCAAACTGTGCTGCCTCAACGATGAACCAAAAAGAGCAGCGTTAAACGGTCACTTTCATGTTCAAGTGGGGATCCCGACATGTCCCACTCAGTGAAGAAAAGTAcatgtataaaaaaagataaagtctTTTTCTAACTTCTATTTTTAAGATATTggttaatgaattaaaaaaaatatttatcatataaataataaaagaacataaaaaattataaataatataattttttatctttcaatacatttttaattaatatttctaggTACTAGTTAATATTTGTGTGaggaaaaattacattaaaattatgaatgtttATTTATAGAAcgaaatcagattttttttttacattcttatcattaaattctctaattaaataagacgttttttttataacattaaatattttttatgattttaattgtttctgaagtagttaaaataaaactaaaattttaaaatatggcaTTTTATAATTGGATAACGCATAAAAAAACTTCACATCGTTAATACATATTAattgaattcatttttattcaatatatgtgtcacatattttaaaaatgattcttaattatgtttttaatttttataatcttaaaaatatgttaatattttcatttaattcacataatattttctgaaaattttggACTAATGACATATTGTACTTCTAAAATGTTTGAATTTATTGATGTGGATATTCACGTCAAATTGAAAGCAACTTTATATAGCTTATACATTTTTACTAATTTTGATGTAAAAATAAGGATATACACTGGCTTttaatcaaatacaaaaatgatggttactcttttaaaatataaaataactatttcTAGTTTTGTGAAACCAGTAAGTTTTGGATctatgtaaaaattattattttttggtctctaacattaaaaaaaaaatttcaaatattttaaaaataaaccatTTTTTACAAAGATCTCTTGAATAATATTCACACAAAATTAATAAGTTCAATTTTTAgcatgcataattttttttgaaatatttgtgGTTTTTAAtccagaaaaaaatattatgtttgaatttgaagaagaaaaaagtacaAAATTAATAAGTCATTTCTAAGTAAGATCTTATGtttgaatttgaagaaaaaaatacttaataaaaaaatcattaaattcaaatttttaacattttcgtAGTTCATTGTtccatctttatttttttatttatataaatattgtttCAGTTAAGACTTAACAAGTCAGTAACAAGAGACCCagtctcttttctctctctattgTTTCTCTCTGTAAAAGACTCAATGCAGCAAGTGCGTCGTCGTGGTGATTGAGGAGCGCTGAGCGAAATGCGGGGTGGTGTTTCCCTGTTGTTGGCGTTAGCCTCCGTGGCGGCGGCGGCGACGGTGTCGTGCGGTGGTTTGGCGGGGACTTTTCTTCCTCTGGAACGGGCCATTCCTCTGAACCAGCAAGTGGAGCTGGAGGCGCTGAGAGCTCGCGACAGAGCACGCCACGGTCGAATCTTGCAAGGTGTCGTCGGTGGCGTCGTAGACTTCTCCGTCCAAGGAACCTCCGATCCTTACTTCGTTGGGTACGGGTAATTCTTTTTCAGCTTCGTTTTTAATTCcctcctctttttctttctttcttcttcttttttcttttttattattcttccaTTTTCGTTACCCATTTTCTGGTTCCTCTATTtggtagaagaagaaacagagaGGAGTAGCCTCAATAGATAGAGTATTTATTTGAGATCATAATATGTTGGTGTTATATCttatgataataatattaacGACTGGGAAGTTATAACTTTAGAAGTAGCATATAGAACCTGTTTGGGTAAGCTTATTTAGAAGCACTTctaatagaagaaaataatgagATGAACTTCTCCATAAGCTAAAATAAACTCTCCATTGGGTAATTTGTAGAAGTATATACTCTTCTTGGGGTTAATcttggttttcttttttcaggtTGTATTTTACGAAAGTGAAGTTGGGATCCCCTGCGAAAGAGTTTTACGTTCAGATTGATACTGGAAGTGACATCTTGTGGATAAATTGCATAACTTGCAGTAATTGCCCTCATTCTAGTGGATTGGGGGTGAGAACTTTATGCTTTTACTTCTTGTCGTTTAATTTAAGTGTTTAGCAtttctttttgtggatgagAGTATATATAATGGTTTGATCCTCTTGTTGGTGTTTTTGTTATGCACTCTACAGATTGAGCTTGATTTCTTTGACACGGCCGGCTCGTCCACTGCTGCGCTTGTTTCCTGTGGGGACCCGATATGTTCGTATGCGGTTCAAACTGCGACAAGTGAATGCTCTTCTCAGGCTAATCAGTGCAGCTACACTTTTCAGTATGGGGATGGAAGTGGGACTACTGGTTATTATGTTTCTGATACAATGTATTTTGACACGGTCCTCCTCGGACAGTCTGTGGTTGCTAACTCTTCATCCACCATCATTTTTGGGTGAGTCCTTATGCTTTTGTCGGTTGGGAACATATAAAGGGTCAGAGGAGCCTAGTTTTTTTGGTGAAGATTATGTTTCGAGCTTCATTAGTAGCAAACattgtaatattataatattgtgGATCAAGCTAACAGTAACTGCATAAAATTCCTGTCAAAatgtagatttttatttttttctttgaaaatggaGAAAAGGTAACATAATATGAGCTATTTATTTTGAGGTTGCTCACTATTTTACCTATACTTTCTGCTGTGATAGTTTGCTCATTTACTCCCTTGTTTATGTTAATATGGATATTGATTTTAATGAACTTTTTTGGATGATTGTTTTGGGAACAGGTGTAGCACCTACCAGTCTGGGGATTTGACCAAGACAGATAAAGCAGTTGATGGAATTTTTGGGTTTGGCCCTGGTGCTCTATCTGTTATATCACAATTGTCATCACGGGGTGTAACACCCAAAGTGTTCTCTCATTGCTTAAAAGGAGGAGAGAACGGAGGAGGCGTGCTAGTTCTTGGTGAAATTTTGGAACCAAGTATTGTTTATAGTCCACTTGTCCCATCACAGTATGTTCTCTCTTCTGCATTATTTTTCCCTGTTTTCATTTCTCTGTTGGTGGATATGTTATGAGATAATCACTGTGTAATTTGGTATAACAATTTGCCAGCCAGTTACATTGCAACAAAACATTgacatcttaaaaaaaaaaactaaataatcaTCATTTTGTACCCCTAGCTTAATGAAGTTTCTGACTTGTTGCAATATATCAATCTGTGGGGAATGCTTATAAAATTCTCATTTTTAACCTTGATTGCAATTTTCTGAAGGGTAATGACTTCTATTTCATTGCATTTAGCCAAGTATGTTGATTTTGGCCGTATTCTTGTTATAAAAGCAATGGCTTTGGAAGTTTGCATATTCGAGTCCATGCCTTTAGCGGAGTAGAAAACTTTCTTGGTTTGTCAAATTGTTGCCCCTTACCCAGATTGTTTGTTTTCATGAAGGGCACAGTTACATGCCATATCCTTGGTAAATGGCATGAATCAACCAGGAAGTGGTAAaaccattttcaaatttttttgtcGGGTTTCAAACcctgcaaaaaaaatatttttgtttgttgtgataaatttctaaaaatgattataaatgataatacacaacaaatttgttttaatttaatgaaataagtttttaaattgaatataataGGCAGTGTTGCCTACTCAGTTGACAAATACCAGCAGTTCTATATCTCAGTATATTGCTGTGTTCTATATATTGCTATGTATTTGACTAATTTCTTGATCAAATTTCAGGCCTCATTACAACTTAAATCTTCAGAGCATTGCTGTCAATGGACAACTTCTCCCAATTGATTCAAATGTATTTGCAACAACTAACAATCAAGGAACAATAGTTGACTCTGGCACAACATTGGCATACCTTGTTCAAGAAGCTTACAATCCTTTTGTCAAAGCTgtaagttttcttttacttaaaattttgtAGCACTACAGTCTGCTGTGGCAAAATTtatcattgaaattttttaggAACATTGGCTTTGTTACCATATATTAGTGAAGATCCTCACTATACATTGATGAAGTTATAAGGTGGGTTGTAACTTTATGCTATTGTTGGAAGAGAGGCTGAGTGTCCATAAGTGAACTTTATTATGgaatttgattctcagaaatgtttGCTAGACAAATTGTCGATGTAGATTGGATTATGTAGTTTTGTTCCTTAATTACTTTATTTaggatttttaatttcataatgaagattttatatttaggattatttattgtcatttaCTATTCTaggattttattatattttagattgtCTTATTCCAACTCCGTATAGGGAGTAGCCAAGTAGGTGTAGATTGTGATGCTGAAGAACACTAGCAAATGAACCTGAGGCATGTGATGACATTGTCCTAGGACTTATCCGTGCGATACGCGCCAGTCCCCTTGGATACAATAGGTGCTTGGTGTAAACTGTGGTATCGGAACTAGCAAGACAATTTTTCTGTAACCCACGAACTCAAAGAAAATTAGGTTAAGTAAGGAGGTGGTGATTGATTGTATTATTGGTTTTGGGCAAGTTGACTATTGACTTTGGCTAGAACCTTGGGGCGTGGGATTTCATTGCATGATTTTGGACTTATTGCAGTTTGTTGTCTCCAGCAAGAGTTTTTGGGCTTCCATCCCATTTTGGACTCAATTCCATTCCAAATGCATTTTCTCAAACTTTAAAACTAGcctgatatttttattatttaaggtTGAGCAATTTGTGTTAGATATTGaacttctattttctttttagcttttttttatttcctcgaGAGTTTTTGTTACCAAAATCCGGTATCCACCTAAGAAGTCAAAATGATAACACCAAATCTTCATTCCATGATACATGGGCGTTGATTAAATGCAAAGACTACTGTTACTGTAGTGTTGTGTTATCAGATAGATTTTGAACTGTAATGGCTACCTATATCCTGATGTTTCATTATGCATTGGAcagaatgaaattgaaaatttcttGTAACAATTTTTTACCCCAAAAATATATGATGAAGAGAGGCATAAAAATTCTTACTTGGGCTTATCTGtcttgtattttatatttttaagaaatgatGTATCATGTACTGATATTGAATATCTAAATGACTGTGTAGATAACTGCTGCTGTGTCACAGTTTTCAAAACCCATTATTTCAAAAGGAAACCAGTGTTATCTGGTATCAAACAGGTTATTTCAATTTAACCTCAATTTTGAAACAAAGATCTTTAAATTCTTTCATCATAAAAAATGGTTTCCCCTATTTCAGTTTCTGAGGATCTCaattgaatttatgcttattcAGC is a window encoding:
- the LOC100803618 gene encoding protein PELOTA 1; amino-acid sequence: MKLLEKDFAVNQTGTAKLVAEEPDDVWLLYNLILPGDIVSTDTTRKVHLDSSAKKNTASRVKLTLDIKVTCRDFHKDSSTLRLHGRNLQPNQHVAAGSFHTLTLEPHKPFHLRKKLWQNDAVETLNESTENSNPNTNSPDLAVVLFHPHHAEIHLIAQGVATRCTKIEPSSNSRNSVYFRQVFAAFVKRVDFKVVKRVVITSEEFRRFVMSEARKSRMRSIEENQSRIMVVAGGDSLEKVMGDRAVMELVKDKKVAAFRELWEMVCDDSDRACYGPAEVERAREMRAIETLLITDDLYRNEDVETRKKYASLVKSVKEGGGKALVYSSMHVSAPQLAQLTGVAAILRFPLPELEDVNGC
- the LOC100804147 gene encoding aspartic proteinase 36 isoform X1, translated to MRGGVSLLLALASVAAAATVSCGGLAGTFLPLERAIPLNQQVELEALRARDRARHGRILQGVVGGVVDFSVQGTSDPYFVGYGLYFTKVKLGSPAKEFYVQIDTGSDILWINCITCSNCPHSSGLGIELDFFDTAGSSTAALVSCGDPICSYAVQTATSECSSQANQCSYTFQYGDGSGTTGYYVSDTMYFDTVLLGQSVVANSSSTIIFGCSTYQSGDLTKTDKAVDGIFGFGPGALSVISQLSSRGVTPKVFSHCLKGGENGGGVLVLGEILEPSIVYSPLVPSQPHYNLNLQSIAVNGQLLPIDSNVFATTNNQGTIVDSGTTLAYLVQEAYNPFVKAITAAVSQFSKPIISKGNQCYLVSNSVGDIFPQVSLNFMGGASMVLNPEHYLMHYGFLDGAAMWCIGFQKVEQGFTILGDLVLKDKIFVYDLANQRIGWADYDCSLSVNVSLATSKSKDAYINNSGQMSASCSHIGTFSKLLAVGIAAFLVHIIVFMECQFL
- the LOC100804147 gene encoding aspartic proteinase 36 isoform X2, which produces MRGGVSLLLALASVAAAATVSCGGLAGTFLPLERAIPLNQQVELEALRARDRARHGRILQGVVGGVVDFSVQGTSDPYFVGLYFTKVKLGSPAKEFYVQIDTGSDILWINCITCSNCPHSSGLGIELDFFDTAGSSTAALVSCGDPICSYAVQTATSECSSQANQCSYTFQYGDGSGTTGYYVSDTMYFDTVLLGQSVVANSSSTIIFGCSTYQSGDLTKTDKAVDGIFGFGPGALSVISQLSSRGVTPKVFSHCLKGGENGGGVLVLGEILEPSIVYSPLVPSQPHYNLNLQSIAVNGQLLPIDSNVFATTNNQGTIVDSGTTLAYLVQEAYNPFVKAITAAVSQFSKPIISKGNQCYLVSNSVGDIFPQVSLNFMGGASMVLNPEHYLMHYGFLDGAAMWCIGFQKVEQGFTILGDLVLKDKIFVYDLANQRIGWADYDCSLSVNVSLATSKSKDAYINNSGQMSASCSHIGTFSKLLAVGIAAFLVHIIVFMECQFL